A single window of Halobacillus naozhouensis DNA harbors:
- a CDS encoding GntP family permease → MSTTGLILLAAFGVALLLFLVIRVKLQAFIALIVVSYIIGLLAGMSPTEVFEAVAAGMGGTVGEIAVIIGIGAMFGEILKVSGGAERLALTLMNKFGEKRVNWALVLTGFIISIPVFLDVAFVILVPILYSLAQKTGKSLLYYGIPLLAGLAVTHSFVPPTPGPIAVASLLGANIGWVILFGLMAGIPAAILAGPVFGTYISKKIHVEVPKVMLQNMAEEAKGKQYDKELPSFSMIAVLILLPLILILLNTFGGVMLAEDSTLLTVLTFIGNPGVALTITALLTFYLLGTRRGYSKEEIQEIATKSLEPAGIIILITGAGGVFGQVLVETGIGDVLANSMNDLNMPIIVFAFLVASAVRIAQGSATVAMVTAASLITPVIDSLGIGGPMLALLVITIASGATIASHVNDSGFWMVNRFFGMSEKDTLKSWTVMETIIAFVGFGVSLIISMFI, encoded by the coding sequence ATGTCTACAACTGGGTTGATTTTACTGGCAGCTTTTGGTGTCGCATTGCTATTATTCCTAGTTATCCGCGTAAAGTTACAGGCATTTATTGCATTAATTGTTGTTAGTTATATTATTGGTCTTTTAGCTGGGATGAGCCCCACTGAAGTATTTGAAGCCGTAGCTGCAGGTATGGGAGGAACCGTCGGTGAGATTGCGGTCATTATCGGTATCGGTGCCATGTTTGGTGAAATATTGAAAGTTTCAGGTGGTGCTGAACGATTAGCACTGACGCTGATGAACAAATTTGGCGAAAAACGCGTAAATTGGGCTTTAGTACTAACTGGGTTTATTATTTCGATTCCTGTATTTCTAGACGTAGCCTTTGTAATTTTAGTACCTATCTTATACAGTTTGGCACAAAAAACTGGTAAGTCATTGCTGTATTACGGTATTCCGCTGCTCGCCGGTTTAGCGGTTACACACAGTTTCGTGCCGCCTACTCCTGGGCCGATCGCGGTAGCTTCCCTATTAGGAGCGAATATTGGCTGGGTCATTCTGTTTGGTTTGATGGCCGGTATTCCAGCAGCTATTCTTGCCGGACCTGTTTTTGGGACGTATATTTCTAAAAAGATCCATGTTGAAGTACCGAAAGTGATGCTGCAAAATATGGCGGAGGAAGCAAAAGGAAAGCAATATGATAAAGAGCTTCCTAGTTTCAGCATGATTGCTGTTCTTATTCTATTACCTTTAATTCTTATTCTATTAAACACTTTTGGTGGGGTAATGCTGGCAGAGGATAGTACATTACTAACCGTGCTTACGTTCATCGGTAACCCTGGTGTGGCGTTGACCATCACTGCATTACTGACTTTCTATCTACTAGGAACACGCCGTGGATATTCTAAAGAGGAAATTCAAGAAATTGCGACGAAATCATTGGAGCCTGCTGGTATTATCATTCTAATTACCGGAGCGGGTGGCGTCTTCGGACAAGTGCTAGTTGAAACAGGAATTGGTGATGTTTTGGCAAATTCGATGAATGACTTGAACATGCCAATTATTGTATTTGCCTTCCTTGTTGCCTCAGCTGTACGAATTGCTCAAGGTTCAGCGACCGTGGCGATGGTAACAGCAGCAAGTTTAATCACTCCAGTGATCGATTCACTTGGAATTGGCGGTCCGATGCTTGCACTTCTAGTTATTACCATTGCATCAGGAGCGACAATTGCTTCTCACGTGAATGACTCAGGCTTCTGGATGGTGAACCGATTCTTCGGAATGTCCGAGAAAGATACGTTGAAATCCTGGACAGTTATGGAGACGATCATTGCCTTTGTTGGTTTTGGAGTGTCATTGATCATTAGCATGTTTATCTAA
- the dgoD gene encoding galactonate dehydratase: MKITDYKLYQVPPRWLFLKIETDEGISGWGEPVVEGRAHTVAACVEELMDYLIDQDPRNIEDHFQVLYRGGFYRGGPILMSAISGIEQALWDIKGKFYNMPVHEMLGGAVRKDIQVYSWIGGDRPQDVGAAAKEKAEAGFAAIKMNGTEEMNYIDSYSKVDAAVNRVAAIREAVGNDFGIGIDFHGRVHKAMAKILVKELEPYRPMFIEEPVLVENLEAFKEIASHTTTPIATGERNYTRWGFKQMLMDGVVDIIQPDLSHTGGILEAKKIAAMAETFDVAVAPHAPLGPINLAASLQVDACTPNCIIQEQSLGIHYNKGSDLLDYLVDPTVFEYQDGAVKMPKGAGLGIEINEERVKEASEEGHQWKNPIWRHKDGTFAEW; this comes from the coding sequence ATGAAAATTACTGATTATAAACTCTATCAAGTGCCGCCACGCTGGCTGTTTTTGAAAATCGAAACAGATGAAGGAATTAGTGGCTGGGGAGAGCCGGTGGTTGAAGGCCGTGCCCATACGGTAGCAGCTTGTGTTGAAGAGCTGATGGACTACTTAATTGATCAGGATCCACGTAACATTGAGGATCATTTTCAAGTGTTATACCGTGGTGGCTTTTACCGTGGAGGGCCGATTCTGATGAGTGCGATCTCGGGTATTGAGCAAGCACTCTGGGATATAAAAGGTAAGTTCTACAATATGCCTGTTCATGAAATGCTCGGAGGTGCTGTCAGGAAGGACATTCAAGTCTACTCCTGGATCGGCGGTGATCGTCCGCAAGATGTTGGTGCGGCAGCGAAAGAAAAAGCTGAAGCCGGATTTGCGGCGATTAAGATGAATGGAACTGAAGAAATGAACTATATTGATAGTTATTCGAAGGTAGATGCAGCTGTGAACCGAGTCGCTGCCATTCGAGAGGCTGTTGGAAATGACTTTGGGATTGGAATTGATTTTCATGGCCGTGTTCACAAAGCTATGGCTAAAATTTTAGTGAAAGAACTTGAACCATACCGCCCGATGTTTATTGAAGAGCCGGTACTCGTTGAAAACCTTGAGGCATTTAAAGAAATTGCCAGCCATACGACCACTCCAATTGCCACGGGCGAGCGTAATTATACGCGCTGGGGATTTAAACAAATGCTGATGGATGGAGTTGTAGATATTATCCAGCCGGATTTATCTCACACCGGAGGGATTCTTGAAGCTAAAAAAATTGCAGCGATGGCGGAGACATTCGATGTGGCTGTGGCCCCGCACGCACCGCTTGGTCCGATTAATCTGGCCGCTTCTCTACAGGTCGACGCTTGCACACCGAACTGCATTATCCAGGAACAGAGTCTCGGTATTCATTACAATAAAGGAAGCGATCTGCTGGACTACCTGGTTGATCCCACGGTATTTGAATATCAGGACGGAGCAGTCAAAATGCCAAAAGGCGCTGGTCTTGGCATCGAAATTAACGAAGAACGTGTGAAAGAAGCATCCGAAGAGGGGCATCAATGGAAGAATCCGATCTGGCGTCATAAGGACGGTACTTTCGCAGAATGGTAA
- a CDS encoding bifunctional 4-hydroxy-2-oxoglutarate aldolase/2-dehydro-3-deoxy-phosphogluconate aldolase translates to MAETLQRMMEHKLVAVIRGAEGEEVLPIARALHDGGIHILEITADTPQVSELIRSVNDEFSDEVIVGAGTVLDPETARAAIMAGARFIFSPTVNRDTIQLTKRYGVVSIPGAMTPTEILTAYEHGADLIKVFPAGTVGPGYIKDVHGPFPHIPLMPTGGVNLSNIREYFEKGAVAAGLGGSLVNTKQPMNKDALEDITEKAQQFVKAIKDVQ, encoded by the coding sequence ATGGCTGAAACATTACAGCGAATGATGGAACACAAGCTTGTTGCCGTGATACGCGGGGCAGAAGGCGAAGAAGTCCTGCCCATTGCAAGAGCCCTTCACGACGGAGGCATTCACATCTTGGAAATCACAGCGGATACACCGCAGGTAAGCGAATTGATTAGAAGTGTGAACGACGAATTTAGCGATGAAGTGATCGTAGGAGCAGGTACTGTACTAGATCCTGAAACGGCAAGGGCGGCGATCATGGCAGGAGCTCGATTTATTTTTTCTCCAACTGTAAATCGTGACACGATTCAGTTGACAAAGCGCTACGGAGTCGTAAGTATTCCTGGGGCGATGACACCGACCGAAATTTTGACAGCGTATGAACACGGTGCTGACCTGATTAAAGTGTTTCCGGCTGGAACGGTGGGACCGGGCTACATAAAAGATGTTCATGGTCCGTTTCCTCATATCCCATTGATGCCAACAGGCGGCGTTAATTTGTCAAATATTCGTGAGTACTTTGAGAAGGGTGCTGTAGCTGCAGGACTTGGGGGTTCCCTTGTGAATACGAAGCAGCCAATGAATAAAGATGCTTTAGAAGATATCACTGAGAAGGCTCAACAGTTTGTAAAAGCGATAAAGGATGTGCAATAG
- a CDS encoding sugar kinase: MDVITLGETMVLFTAKSSGLMRYAGDFSSKIAGAESNVAIGLSRLGHQTGWISRLGSDEFGERIQSFIRGEGVDVSQVTFDDTAATGLYFKEKLTASELRLKYYRRDSAASRMSASDLDEDYISRAQFLHVTGITPALSEHCYETVLTAVEYAKKNNVKVVFDPNLRRKLWSEDRARSVLRELSALADIVLPGIDEAEFIFGKSTPETLAKSFFDLGPATVILKLGKKGAYVFSEEEEGFVEGFPVEQVVDPVGAGDGFAAGCLSGLIEGINVKEAVRRGNAVGAIVTMADGDVEGLPERDRLIGFINKTDKEDVER, encoded by the coding sequence ATGGACGTTATTACATTAGGGGAAACAATGGTATTATTTACCGCTAAATCTTCAGGATTGATGCGCTATGCTGGTGATTTTTCTTCAAAAATAGCCGGCGCTGAATCGAATGTGGCCATCGGTTTATCAAGACTTGGCCATCAGACTGGCTGGATTAGCAGGCTTGGAAGTGATGAGTTCGGTGAAAGAATTCAGTCCTTTATTAGAGGAGAAGGTGTTGACGTCAGTCAGGTTACGTTTGACGATACAGCGGCAACAGGGTTGTATTTTAAGGAAAAATTAACAGCCAGCGAGTTAAGGCTGAAATATTATAGACGTGATTCAGCCGCAAGCCGGATGTCAGCTTCTGATCTGGATGAAGACTATATTTCTCGTGCTCAGTTCCTGCATGTCACAGGCATCACTCCTGCACTTAGTGAGCACTGCTATGAAACCGTTTTAACAGCTGTTGAATATGCGAAAAAGAATAACGTAAAGGTCGTTTTTGACCCGAATTTACGACGAAAACTGTGGAGTGAAGATCGGGCAAGATCGGTTCTGCGTGAATTGTCGGCACTGGCAGATATTGTGCTGCCGGGAATAGACGAGGCCGAATTTATTTTCGGAAAATCAACCCCCGAAACGTTAGCTAAATCATTTTTCGATCTTGGACCGGCTACCGTAATTCTGAAACTCGGTAAGAAAGGGGCCTATGTTTTTTCAGAGGAGGAAGAAGGCTTTGTCGAAGGATTTCCTGTGGAGCAAGTAGTTGATCCAGTTGGAGCTGGAGACGGCTTCGCGGCTGGGTGTTTATCAGGGCTGATTGAAGGAATCAATGTAAAGGAGGCCGTCAGGCGCGGGAATGCGGTTGGTGCTATAGTCACGATGGCTGACGGAGATGTCGAAGGGTTACCTGAGAGAGATAGACTAATAGGATTTATCAACAAAACGGATAAAGAGGATGTTGAAAGGTAA
- a CDS encoding IclR family transcriptional regulator, giving the protein MTVKSADRVIHILDLLKDFPAGLTLKEIAGRLSLPQSSTFHLLQTMEARRFLSLTDRKMYKLGPKLIQIGTRALETLDVNAEAQPYLQELMEKVEETVFMAIMLEQELVYVAKVDNYRSVRTSAQIGMRKPMYCTGLGKAFLAFLPAPVTANLLSEMDMPAITKTTVTDRAQLNKQLTEFRQQGFAIDDEENEGGLYCLAAPVFNAAGEMVAAISVAGPKNRVYPRQTDIVEELLSTARAISEQTGF; this is encoded by the coding sequence ATGACGGTTAAATCGGCAGATCGTGTTATTCATATTCTGGATTTACTGAAGGATTTTCCAGCGGGGTTAACCCTTAAAGAAATCGCTGGTAGGCTTTCTTTGCCTCAGAGCAGCACATTCCACTTGCTCCAAACAATGGAAGCTAGGCGTTTTTTATCTTTGACAGACCGAAAAATGTACAAACTTGGGCCGAAATTAATCCAAATCGGCACGAGAGCGCTTGAGACTCTGGACGTCAATGCTGAAGCCCAGCCTTACCTTCAGGAATTAATGGAAAAGGTAGAAGAGACTGTTTTTATGGCAATTATGTTGGAGCAGGAGCTTGTCTACGTGGCTAAGGTTGATAATTATCGTTCTGTGAGAACGAGTGCCCAGATTGGGATGAGGAAGCCGATGTATTGTACCGGTCTTGGTAAAGCTTTTCTAGCTTTTCTGCCAGCTCCAGTCACAGCTAACCTCCTTTCGGAAATGGATATGCCTGCGATCACGAAAACTACCGTTACCGACCGGGCCCAGTTGAATAAACAACTGACAGAATTTCGTCAACAGGGTTTTGCTATTGACGATGAAGAGAATGAAGGTGGCCTGTATTGTTTGGCTGCTCCAGTATTCAATGCAGCAGGAGAGATGGTGGCAGCTATTAGTGTTGCAGGTCCTAAAAATCGAGTATACCCACGTCAAACAGATATTGTGGAAGAGCTGTTATCAACGGCCAGGGCAATCTCTGAGCAGACAGGCTTCTAG
- a CDS encoding TAXI family TRAP transporter solute-binding subunit translates to MKKRTLFSLVLFLAIGMILSACGESGNGGGSGSTDSGDGGEAMTNLTMGTGSVGGVYYPLGGEMANLWADNIDVEGFDVSSVESGASVENIAKIQAGDFQLGIAQNTTMINATEGTGEFEGKEMDNVGVIGSLYPEALQVVTLDSTGIESIEDLKGKRVAIGPPGGATREAAELVLSAYGIEEGDYTAYEEGFGDAKSKLQNGTIDASFAVVGVPSSTTDELAAATGEVKFLNIEGEALKTVTENSQYEAYTVEPGTYEWQEEPVQTVTAMALLLASKDQVSEDLAYKLTKTLYEKAGEMTIAQAKLITKDSALTGAKDLPLHPGAEKYFKEAGIIE, encoded by the coding sequence TTGAAGAAAAGAACATTGTTTTCATTAGTATTATTCTTAGCTATCGGCATGATTTTGAGTGCCTGCGGCGAGAGTGGAAATGGCGGCGGCTCCGGCAGTACTGATAGCGGTGATGGCGGGGAAGCCATGACAAACCTGACCATGGGGACAGGTAGTGTTGGCGGCGTCTATTATCCATTAGGTGGAGAAATGGCAAACCTTTGGGCAGATAATATCGATGTTGAAGGGTTTGACGTGAGCTCTGTAGAATCAGGGGCATCTGTTGAAAATATTGCTAAGATTCAAGCAGGTGATTTCCAGCTTGGAATTGCCCAAAATACAACCATGATCAACGCAACAGAAGGTACTGGAGAATTTGAAGGAAAAGAAATGGATAATGTAGGTGTTATTGGGTCTCTTTATCCTGAAGCATTGCAAGTTGTTACACTGGATTCAACGGGAATCGAGTCAATTGAAGACTTAAAAGGCAAGCGTGTTGCCATTGGGCCTCCAGGCGGAGCAACTCGTGAAGCAGCAGAGCTGGTTCTTTCAGCATATGGAATTGAAGAAGGCGACTATACAGCTTACGAAGAAGGATTTGGCGACGCGAAAAGTAAACTGCAAAACGGTACAATTGATGCTTCCTTCGCGGTAGTCGGTGTCCCTTCTTCCACTACAGATGAGCTGGCTGCAGCAACAGGAGAAGTTAAATTCCTGAATATTGAAGGAGAAGCCCTAAAAACAGTAACAGAGAACAGTCAATACGAGGCTTATACAGTAGAACCAGGAACTTATGAGTGGCAAGAGGAGCCCGTCCAAACCGTTACAGCTATGGCTTTACTACTAGCCTCTAAAGACCAGGTTAGTGAAGATTTGGCTTACAAGTTAACAAAGACACTTTATGAAAAAGCCGGTGAAATGACGATCGCCCAAGCTAAATTAATAACTAAAGACAGCGCATTAACAGGTGCTAAAGATCTTCCGCTTCACCCAGGTGCTGAGAAGTACTTTAAAGAGGCAGGAATTATCGAATAA
- a CDS encoding TRAP transporter permease, which yields MAAHDNKEIDKHELMAKYDKESAFRTNLGAWGWITLILGGALTIFQLYTAFRGAYVSMIQGAIHLGAALCLVYLLYPIKSSMTKNRGVPWYDALLAIAALFTNYYIIYNYERLINEAIIFGFTYLDQIVATAGIILLLEATRRVVGLPIVIIAIVALLYGLLGQYIPVIGHAGYDWPTLATEMFYSSSSIFGIPIQISSTYIYLFLFFGVILVKTNIGQFFNDIALRLTGRYTGGTAKAAVAASGLQGMVSGSSVANTVGSGSFTIPMMKNAGFKPHFAAASEASASTGGQIMPPIMGAAAFIMASYTGIPYNEIIVIAIIPAVLYFAGVFLGTHFEARKQGIMGLKKEELPKTKNLAKRIDLFLPLVIIIGFLLVGYTPTYAALFAIGTAFVISFFRKETRMSLKGTIKLLEEGARTALPVIAACATAGIIAGTVTTTGLGPKIAGGIIDLAQGQFFLVMFFTMIACIILGMGLPTTANYVVTATMAAPALLAFDVPVIAVHMFVFYFGIVADITPPVCLAAYAGAGIAGANPMKAGVTAVKLAIAAFIIPYVFVSQPILLLQGDANVLNVSIAVVTALLGMASISAAMIGHFVSKVNWLERLLLFAGGLLLVYPAYLISLVGLAIFGVVAVIQFARNKKDGPGPQEATTS from the coding sequence ATGGCTGCACACGATAACAAAGAAATTGACAAACATGAATTGATGGCCAAATATGATAAAGAAAGTGCATTTCGTACGAATTTAGGAGCATGGGGATGGATTACGCTAATTCTCGGCGGAGCTCTTACAATATTCCAACTTTACACAGCGTTTAGAGGCGCTTATGTATCTATGATTCAGGGTGCAATTCACTTGGGGGCTGCCCTATGTCTGGTCTATCTCTTATATCCCATCAAGTCTTCTATGACCAAAAACCGCGGTGTTCCCTGGTATGATGCACTCTTAGCAATCGCCGCGTTATTTACTAACTACTATATTATTTATAACTATGAACGATTGATTAATGAAGCAATCATTTTTGGTTTTACCTATCTCGATCAAATTGTCGCTACAGCAGGTATCATTCTATTGTTAGAAGCAACCCGTCGAGTAGTCGGGCTCCCGATCGTCATCATTGCGATCGTTGCCTTGCTGTACGGATTGTTAGGTCAATATATTCCTGTCATCGGACATGCCGGTTATGATTGGCCAACACTGGCCACTGAGATGTTTTACAGCTCAAGTTCTATTTTTGGTATTCCGATCCAAATTTCATCGACCTATATTTATTTATTCCTCTTCTTTGGTGTCATTTTGGTTAAAACAAATATCGGACAATTCTTTAACGATATCGCTTTACGATTAACGGGACGCTATACGGGAGGAACAGCGAAAGCGGCTGTAGCAGCCAGTGGCTTGCAAGGTATGGTTAGCGGTAGTTCTGTAGCCAATACGGTTGGCTCTGGCTCCTTTACGATTCCAATGATGAAAAATGCAGGGTTTAAACCGCATTTTGCGGCGGCATCTGAGGCCTCTGCTTCCACCGGCGGGCAAATCATGCCTCCGATCATGGGCGCTGCTGCATTTATCATGGCCTCCTATACAGGGATTCCTTATAATGAAATTATTGTGATCGCCATTATTCCTGCCGTGCTTTATTTTGCCGGCGTCTTCTTAGGCACACATTTCGAAGCTCGTAAACAAGGCATTATGGGTCTTAAAAAAGAGGAACTTCCGAAAACCAAAAATTTGGCCAAGCGAATTGACCTATTTTTACCGCTGGTTATCATTATAGGTTTTCTTCTTGTTGGATACACTCCAACCTATGCAGCGTTATTTGCAATAGGTACTGCGTTTGTCATTAGCTTTTTCCGTAAAGAAACACGGATGTCCTTAAAAGGTACTATTAAATTGCTAGAAGAAGGTGCTCGAACTGCACTACCTGTAATCGCTGCCTGTGCGACTGCAGGGATCATTGCAGGAACCGTAACTACGACGGGTCTAGGACCTAAAATTGCAGGTGGAATTATCGATCTTGCTCAAGGACAATTCTTCTTAGTTATGTTCTTTACGATGATTGCGTGTATCATTTTGGGTATGGGTCTTCCTACAACAGCAAACTATGTTGTTACAGCTACAATGGCGGCACCTGCTTTATTAGCCTTTGATGTCCCAGTTATTGCTGTTCATATGTTTGTATTCTACTTTGGGATTGTGGCGGATATCACTCCACCAGTTTGCTTAGCCGCGTACGCAGGCGCAGGTATCGCAGGGGCGAACCCGATGAAGGCAGGGGTCACAGCCGTCAAGCTGGCTATTGCCGCTTTCATTATCCCATATGTTTTTGTTTCCCAGCCGATCCTCCTCTTACAGGGAGATGCAAACGTCTTAAACGTGTCGATTGCCGTCGTCACTGCATTACTCGGTATGGCCAGTATCAGTGCAGCGATGATTGGCCATTTTGTCAGCAAAGTCAACTGGCTTGAGAGACTTCTCTTATTTGCAGGCGGATTGCTGCTCGTCTATCCTGCCTATTTGATCTCACTAGTCGGTCTAGCTATCTTCGGTGTAGTGGCAGTTATACAATTTGCCCGCAACAAGAAGGACGGACCTGGACCACAGGAAGCGACTACCTCATAA
- the essA gene encoding type VII secretion protein EssA: protein MTFKKLNLFLLMVAAVFFLPPVVNADEGELNIEPHYYEEKRIILEIDRHSDDQSQRIESLPEEIMNLTFDSGGKATYQEIKNILFSSSNTEDDSIKGKASRLDLFTAAEEDESSSLSGKVEADTAQGNQLGLSILLGLIVLLLVFALFFLLLPRMKEQTN from the coding sequence ATGACATTCAAGAAGCTTAATCTATTTTTGCTAATGGTGGCTGCAGTATTCTTCCTGCCGCCGGTTGTGAATGCAGACGAAGGGGAATTAAATATTGAGCCTCATTATTATGAAGAAAAGAGAATTATTTTAGAGATTGATCGTCATTCGGACGATCAATCTCAACGAATTGAATCTTTGCCCGAGGAGATTATGAATCTTACCTTTGATAGTGGGGGCAAAGCTACTTATCAAGAAATAAAAAACATTCTCTTTTCCAGCAGTAATACAGAGGATGATTCGATTAAAGGGAAAGCTAGTCGGCTTGATTTATTTACAGCAGCCGAAGAAGACGAGAGCAGCAGTTTATCAGGAAAAGTCGAAGCCGATACAGCACAAGGAAATCAACTTGGCCTTTCCATTTTACTTGGTCTGATTGTTCTACTGCTTGTTTTTGCCTTATTTTTTCTACTGCTTCCGCGCATGAAGGAGCAAACGAATTGA